Proteins encoded by one window of Acetivibrio thermocellus ATCC 27405:
- a CDS encoding glycoside hydrolase family 9 protein — protein sequence MVKKTLCFVLTLAMLTAFILPQGIVSAAGSYNYAEALQKAIYFYECQQAGPLPEWNRVEWRGDATMNDEVLGGWYDAGDHVKFNLPMAYSAAMLGWALYEYGDDIEASGQRLHLERNLAFALDYLVACDRGDSVVYQIGDGAADHKWWGSAEVIEKEMTRPYFVGKGSAVVGQMAAALAVGSIVLKNDTYLRYAKKYFELADATRSDSTYTAANGFYSSHSGFWDELLWASTWLYLATGDRNYLDKAESYIPKLNRQNQTTDIEYQWAHCWDDCHYGAMILLARATGKEEYHKFAQMHLDWWTPQGYNGKRVAYTPGGLAHLDTWGPLRYATTEAFLAFVYADSINDPALKQKYYNFAKSQIDYALGSNPDNRSYVVGFGNNPPQRPHHRTAHGTWLDKRDIPEKHRHVLYGALVGGPGRDDSYEDNIEDYVKNEVACDYNAGFVGALCRLTAEYGGTPLANFPPPEQRDDEFFVEAAINQASDHFTEIKALLNNRSSWPARLIKDLSYNYYMDLTEVFEAGYSVDDIKVTIGYCESGMDVEISPITHLYDNIYYIKISYIDGTNICPIGQEQYAAELQFRIAAPQGTKFWDPTNDFSYQGLTRELAKTKYMPVFDGATKIFGEVPGGFEPVPSPSPTPAQYKVGDLNGDGVVNSTDSVILKRHIIKFSEITDPVKLKAADLNGDGNINSSDVSLMKRYLLRIIDKFPVE from the coding sequence ATGGTGAAAAAGACATTATGCTTTGTACTGACTTTGGCTATGCTGACGGCATTTATTCTTCCTCAGGGGATTGTGTCCGCAGCAGGAAGCTATAACTATGCGGAAGCACTTCAGAAAGCCATTTACTTTTATGAGTGTCAGCAGGCCGGCCCTCTACCTGAATGGAACCGCGTTGAGTGGCGTGGCGACGCAACAATGAATGATGAGGTACTTGGTGGATGGTATGACGCAGGTGACCATGTCAAGTTTAATCTGCCTATGGCGTATTCGGCGGCAATGCTTGGCTGGGCTCTTTATGAGTATGGCGATGACATTGAGGCATCGGGGCAGAGACTTCATCTTGAAAGGAACCTTGCCTTTGCCCTTGACTATCTTGTTGCCTGCGACAGAGGTGACAGTGTCGTTTATCAGATAGGTGACGGTGCCGCTGACCATAAATGGTGGGGTTCTGCGGAAGTTATTGAAAAAGAAATGACAAGACCTTACTTTGTAGGAAAGGGATCCGCCGTTGTAGGTCAGATGGCTGCAGCTTTGGCTGTAGGTTCCATAGTTCTTAAAAATGATACATACCTCAGATATGCGAAGAAGTATTTCGAACTTGCAGATGCAACAAGAAGTGACAGCACTTATACTGCTGCAAATGGTTTCTACAGTTCCCACAGCGGATTCTGGGATGAGCTGTTGTGGGCTTCCACTTGGCTCTATCTTGCAACAGGTGATAGAAATTATCTTGATAAAGCTGAGTCCTATATTCCAAAATTAAACCGTCAGAATCAGACCACAGATATAGAATATCAGTGGGCACATTGCTGGGATGACTGCCACTATGGAGCAATGATCTTGCTTGCAAGAGCTACAGGTAAAGAAGAGTATCACAAATTTGCACAAATGCATCTGGATTGGTGGACACCTCAAGGTTATAACGGAAAGAGAGTTGCATATACTCCCGGCGGACTTGCGCATCTTGATACCTGGGGACCGTTGAGATATGCTACAACTGAAGCATTCCTCGCTTTTGTATATGCCGATTCAATAAATGACCCGGCTCTCAAGCAAAAATATTATAATTTTGCGAAAAGCCAGATTGACTATGCATTGGGTTCAAATCCTGACAACAGAAGCTATGTAGTCGGATTTGGAAACAATCCGCCACAGCGTCCTCACCACAGAACCGCTCATGGAACTTGGTTGGATAAAAGAGATATTCCGGAAAAGCACAGACATGTACTTTACGGTGCTCTGGTCGGAGGACCCGGAAGAGATGACAGTTATGAAGACAATATAGAGGATTATGTAAAAAATGAAGTTGCCTGCGACTACAATGCAGGTTTTGTAGGCGCGCTCTGCAGATTGACTGCTGAATACGGCGGAACTCCTCTTGCGAACTTCCCGCCACCGGAACAAAGAGATGATGAGTTCTTCGTAGAAGCGGCTATAAATCAGGCAAGTGATCATTTCACTGAAATAAAAGCATTGCTCAACAACCGTTCATCCTGGCCGGCAAGACTTATTAAGGACCTTTCATACAACTATTATATGGATTTGACTGAAGTTTTTGAGGCAGGTTACAGTGTTGACGATATTAAAGTAACAATAGGCTATTGCGAAAGCGGTATGGATGTCGAGATTTCGCCGATTACTCATTTGTATGACAATATTTATTACATAAAAATATCATATATCGACGGAACCAATATTTGTCCGATAGGTCAGGAACAGTATGCCGCTGAGCTTCAGTTCCGTATTGCGGCACCTCAAGGTACTAAATTCTGGGATCCGACAAATGACTTCTCATATCAGGGACTTACCAGAGAGTTGGCAAAGACAAAATATATGCCCGTTTTTGACGGAGCAACAAAAATCTTTGGAGAAGTTCCAGGCGGCTTTGAACCGGTTCCTTCACCTTCGCCGACTCCTGCTCAATATAAAGTCGGTGACTTAAACGGTGACGGAGTGGTTAATTCAACTGACAGTGTAATATTGAAAAGACATATAATTAAATTTTCTGAAATAACAGATCCAGTTAAATTGAAAGCTGCTGATCTTAACGGAGATGGCAATATAAACTCCAGCGATGTTTCATTAATGAAGAGATATCTGCTCCGTATAATAGATAAATTTCCGGTAGAATAG